DNA from Candidatus Saccharimonadales bacterium:
ATTTTTTTATTTTAAGATATACTTACATCAGATGAAGAAGAAAGCTAAATCAACCGCCAATATAATTGACAACCGCCGCGCTCGGTTTGATTACGCATTGAGCGACGAATTTAGCGTGGGCATAGTTTTAACCGGCCCAGAGGTTAAAGCTGCCCGCAACAATCGTGTAACCCTAAAAGGTAGTTACGTAAACGTAAAAGATGGCGAACTTTGGCTTACTAACGCTAGTTTTTCGGTAATTCACACCGAGCCAGGCAAATCAACAACCGCCGTCGACACCCGTCCGCGCAAGTTACTAGCAAAAAAACGCGAGATTGCACAAATCATTGCCGCAAAGAATCAAGGCAGTACAGTAGTGCCTTTAAGTATGAGCACAAAAACAAACTTCATAAAACTTAAAATCGCAATTGGTAAGGGTAAAAAA
Protein-coding regions in this window:
- the smpB gene encoding SsrA-binding protein SmpB; its protein translation is MKKKAKSTANIIDNRRARFDYALSDEFSVGIVLTGPEVKAARNNRVTLKGSYVNVKDGELWLTNASFSVIHTEPGKSTTAVDTRPRKLLAKKREIAQIIAAKNQGSTVVPLSMSTKTNFIKLKIAIGKGKKQYDKRQTIKKRDTERENKRVLRSLG